TTGTTCTCAGAGGAATTTCATCTGACGTGCTCAGTTCTGTGGTTTCAATGTGATTCATACCTTTAGGAGCCATGGGGCCTGGATCGCCCTGGAGATGAagtacaaattattatcagtgaTACTTTAAATATTGTTCCAGAGATTACGACATAAAAATTCTCCTTAAACCCACGTTGAACCACATCGTTCTGCCATTGTGGTCCCGGATAGATTTCATTCCATCCACGTAGTAACACTGCAGCCATGCCTTAAAGTCAGAGTAGTCCGCCTTCTCAGGATCATAGCCTTTCCCACCTAAATCAAAAAACCAGAGGTGTCACAGGAATCAAAAATCTACATGAGGGAAAAGCCTTCCACTGGAgattaaaacaaacagatctacaaattgtgatttgtagaTTTGGGCTATGGAGTTTCAGTGGAGCTGACAGTACAACCCACCTTGGTTCACCACCTCCAGAGGGACTGTATGACACAGTCTGAGCAGgtccgccgcctcctccttcaccacctGTGTTTTTGCTCCGTCGGGGCTCTTCTGGAATGTGAACAGAGGCAGTGTTTATAAAACTTGTTCAGTGATAACGTTTGAGGGTCTGATTGTGTGGGCTCCTTCACCTTTGTGTTCTCTTTTTTCACACAGTCACCACTTTCGCATGAATCTTCTGACTCAAGGCCTTCCAGTACAGTCCTGGCCGGCACGAAAGGCGGAATGTTCAACCTAcgatgaaagagagaaactcaGTTAAAGACTCCTTCCATTGTAAAACAACAAGACTCTTTTGTCTACAGTGTCTGAATCATTATGCCTCCCCACGGGAAGCAAGGAACCGAGACGTGAAAGAAACCATTCATTTCGAATCTGAGGAAACAGGCCTTGAAAGCCTGAGAGCCGGTGCCATGTGGGGGTCattttcaacaaaaacaaaacaaacagaacctCGCAGAAACAGGGAACAGTAAGGTAATCTCAGAAAGTTTGACCCTGAGTGTTTAACCATCACATAAACAAGCACTAAAACAACACTCCTCCTGTGGAAGTAAATGTCTTATGACAATGGTCTGTTGGCACCAGGCTTTCTTTCTTACGTTTATGCAGGCCAGTGATCTTTTACTTTTGGTTCCTTTATAAGATCCTGTTAATATTGTTACTGTGTGCGTTGATTGGCATGATAACAgtagtggaaggatgtggtcgGGTCAGGGAAAAACCCATTCCAATTTGGGGCAGATCCAAATAAGAGTGTTCAATATTTCAATTCAAATCTCACAGAATAATTTGGTGAATTGCAATGTGGTTTCATATTGGGACCGTTTAACCTTGGAGGgggtatgtgctctactaagTGCAATTCTAGTTGCGTTTGCCGAATTTATGTAGTTTTTGCTCTTTGTGACCACAAGCTACATCTGGCCATGTAATCCAGCTGCAAACTAGTCCCATGAGTAGATCTTCAGAAATATACTCGTTTACCTTTGAACGAGTATAAACTATAATACTGATAAGAAATGCACTGATCAAACTTTCTTTTCTCCAAATGCGGATTCAACTTGAATTGCTCTGGTACCTGAACCGTATTCGCTTAaaacttttaatatttgttgTACATATACTTCGTAACAGATATTTGGATGCATGATAAATTGTGagtcttcaaaaataaaaatgtcccagAACCCAGCTTCCAACTTCTCAAAATCAAAAGATCTGCGGCCGTTTATCTAATTTGATTAACAGAATATTTGGGGTTTTAAACTAACTTGTTATGGAACTGTTAATGGTTTTGGTCTATTTGTTAAGTTTGTTTATTCTTGTCTTAATTGTTGCTGGCTCGCTGACCAATAATGAAAGTACATAGCCTTAATTCAGATTCACCACATACTCCCCCATGCGGCAGTATGCGTGGGACCTGAGCTTGAGTTAGGGAGTCAGACAGATTACAACTGGATGACGTTTCATGATATCTCTGTGAGAGGACACCGACCTTCTTGGAGAAAGATAATcaggaaaaacatattttttgagATACGAGCCAAGGTTTGGATCTATTGTCCAATAGAGAAGCTCCACATGAAGACTAATGTTATGTGACCACTGTAACTTGTTGAGGTTAtaatactcttttttttttttttgcaaggaCAGCTCAGATTTGGTGAGGGAGATACAACTCCTATCGTTCTGTGCAGCTCATCAACTTGCCCTCCCTGATGCATCTGGGACTGAGAATAAAATgcttcagatttatttatttttaagtacaGATGCTGCCTGTATATTTCTATTAATCTCTTGATCCCTTTTATTCTACTATTTCAATCTCTTTCATTTGgcttgaaatttgttttaaactctgctttctccattttttattcagtAGCTGTATCTGTGCATCAATAATACAGGACTCAATAAGGGGACAATTTGTGTAGTTCAATTACCTGAATAGGATTTCAGCCCTCAGATAGTTCCCGATGCCGTTGAAGTACTTCTGATTGAGCAGGGTTTCACAGATGGGCCTATCGAAGGCCCGGtcggacagatgagacacaacATTCTCCCTGCAGGAAAAATGAACTTGTCAGTGACCCAGTGCTACTTTGATTGAACCGGGGTGACATGTGACACTCTCAGGAAGACCAACCTGAAGCTTTTGTACTCAAACATGATGCATGGCCCTCTGTCAGGCTGCCAAGTCCCATTGGGCTGCCAGCTGCCAAACCTGCGTGTATCCACGAAGCTCAGCACTCTGCACGGCGTCTCTTTGGAATAAAAACGCAAGTGGGAGTGTTTGGGTAACTCATCGTCTGTGGTGAAGCGGAAATATCCCGACATTCCAAAGCGAAAGACAATGTCCATGGGCAGGTCGGCCTGGTCTGTTTGTGCTGACTGTTCGGGCGCCTCGCTCTTTACAGGCGTCAGCGTGAGCTTCACTTCCTTCCCTCTGGAAGTAGCTGTGATGCGGTAGTCCTCACAGGTGAAGGGCACCTCAGGGCTCTTGCTGACTTCAGATTTTCGGACCGCTCCAGTAAACACCACCCCATTACACATTTTGTTCACATAGAGGCTGGCGAGGTGGAGCTCCGGTCCCTCAGGCATTTTGTAGGAACAGATGAAGCTGTGGAAAGAGTCTAACAGTGAATAACAAGTCACAAACGACCACATCCAAAGCCACATCTTTTAACGAGCTATGGACATTTTACATGATACAAATTGAAATTATCCGCATttaattacctctgccaaagaccttagtttttgtttatttattagttattaaGCAGGAATACGCAAACGTTACGTAACCGATTTCTATGTGATTTTGTAGAGGGGTGTTgtatgacccaaggaagaacttATGAAATTGTAGTGTTGGTCTTCAGGGGACAGATCCTTTTAATTGCTGTCTTTAAAATACAGAGATaggacatttttcaacattctcTTTGATTTCTCAGGCAATAATTAATGaaccttgatgaaaaacaaaactcagaCATATTCAGGGGAccgatatttatgagtgtgtgtttgtgatttgctCGAGATCTAAATAAGAGTCTagttaatgtggtttcataatgaGACTTTTGGGCCTTGGGGGAGGTTtgtactctactgagtgccagtctagatCTTCTTTTATATCAACAACGTATTATAAATGCAAACTTCAACATTTCCCTGCagaataattttctttttaagaaacaACTAACAATCTGAATGAATTATCttaacacatgaaaacacatccaGGCGGAGACAAAAAACACGTTAATCGTTATACTACACGACACGTTCAGTGCACACAGCTGACTTCACGTTACTACACAACAGATTTAAAACCAACACCGTGCGTGCAACTGCCCGATCATTTAACTTCGTGAGCAAATCAAAATCTTATTACTGCATTGCTCATGTTTCTACTGCATGGAACAGAGAAACGGTGATCATAACAAACAATTCAAAAGCAAGCTGTTTCCTGAGTTGAAAGGTCATAGGTTCGAACAACCTACCCACACCAGGAAATAGACCCCGCCGAGGATTTCAGATGTGCAGAACGAAAGTATGTGATGATCCGAACCTGCAGAAAGTACCCTGTCCCTGCACTgtgctgcaggacatgtgcaggTGTGTTACTCAACGCAGCTTTTTCACTACGTGCTCGTTACCAAACACGTTGTGTAACTTCACAGCCCGAGGTTCACCCACCGAAATATCGCGAGATCTCCGGGACTCTCGTGCTCATTATTTGCATTTAAACTCAGCACAAATGGTTCAGATGGATGTTTGTGATCTGCAGCAACTTGATGAAAACATTAACATCAGTAAAGgctccacagagacacagcaCAAGCAAACAGAGCAGCTcgatgcatgatgggaaatgtaggCGCTGCACATCTGGAgcaagaatacaaatatttccgggttttacattttatttctggTCAAACCATGGTAACATACAAACCATCAACACgaatcaaatacaaattattcagCAATATTTTATAAATGGTCCATTTAGTTCAGAAACATTCTCAGCAGTTATTTTTCACCTGGTAATAAAATACAGCTAAATATCAGTCATTCTGAAAGAGGAATGAGACTTCGACTTAAAGGCAGGGTTAGTATTTTGTTactgaaacacttttttatctttatcctCTTCACATCCCGTTAGCCCTCAAATGTAGCCATAGCCAGTCCCGATAGCCACGctgtcagacatgcactgaactgcaGAGAATCTCCTCTTATTCTCCAGAAGAATTAAGTAAGAACGGAAATGTCTAAGTGAGAGGCTCAAGACTTTCTTTGGAGTTTCTCCAGCCAGCCCCCTAGCAGTAAAACAGGGTGATGTCCAAATGAGGCTGTGAGTGAATGCAGTAGgtgatcctctgcaggatttactgcgagcgagtggacgtgataataacaaaaatgaaactaaaaagaaaaagggaaacaaatatctcaggatgaaaaatagGTGCCACACACCTAGAAGGCAACGACGATGATGTCATGAGAACTTTTTGTGATAAGAGCTCACACCAGTATCGAAGCAGAAACACAATCTCCATAGCAGAATGAATACTGCTGCAACCTCTCTCACCTGAACGCTCTGCAGATTACTGTGTTGATGTGAACGTGTCAGTGCAGAGAATCTCCCGCTtcattgttcatgtgtgaagggCAAACCCCAGAGAAAGTCCGGAGCCAGTTGtgcagacattctccagagttcatgtctgaaaatggctttaacTGACCTGCGTGTCTGCCAGCCCCCTGCCTGTGCTCTCGCTGCGCATGACCAGAGTCTTCAGCCGGGGAGACATGCACCCCTGAAGCAGTGACTATAGCCAGAAGTTAGCAAGCGAGTCACACACAAGTTggcttctagcagttgtcaggcagtgttcatgtgttttggggtgCGTAGCTTTGACAATAGTGTTGATGGGATGGAGTGGGATGTATCTGTCGccttttttcaaagtgtagcctgctcttgctagcttttccTGCATTACCAACCTTAGCTTTAACCTTTGACAAAGCTACATtcatacaaaaacaaattatgCTGTACAAGATGTATGCATGGCACTTCTGGCAGTCTATCAGCACCGATTATGTCCAGCTCTTCAGATATTGAGTTTAGACTTCATTGTAGTTCATTCATCATAGCCTGGGCTTGTTTGAGCTCTGTGGAAACAAACATGAGAAAAGATTTACCACAACACAATCCTGCCGAATATAATTATTTGGAGAGCAATTGAGTAAATTATGATTTGACAAGATGGAGAGCTGACCTGCGAGCAACACTCTGAACTTGTCAGCAGAAACCGAGACCACGGTCGTGTCAGTGCAGCCGGACTCGGCTCCCTGTGCCTGGAGTTTCAGCTGAATTACTGGTTCATTTACCTCCCTCAGCTCACTGGAGCTCAGAGTGTAGTCTACCCGCCAAGAAACCGCTTCCAGACGTCCCACTGAAATGCAGCACAGAGCAGATTTAGTGGCTGCTCCAGTCAGCAGCCTCGCTCGAATGGCAGTGCAAAGCATCAGCAAGTTTCGTCTTCCCTCTTTGAAAAGGGCTGAATGTACAGAAACACTTACATCTCAGGCTCGTCTCTCGTAGTTTGTCTTGCAGCGCCGAGTGCTTGTCCTCGTATGATTTGCAGAGTCCCGTTGTGTGTTCTGAAAGGCAGAGTGTGTTTAATTAATAGTCAGGATTTATAGGTATAATCACATTAAAGTACTAAGGCTGCACAACAAAGATacagcaacatcaaacaacTTAGATATATTCACAATATCTGAGAAATGAAAATAGAATCACAAGCCGGCAGAGAGTCAACAGGGAA
Above is a genomic segment from Pleuronectes platessa chromosome 7, fPlePla1.1, whole genome shotgun sequence containing:
- the commd4 gene encoding COMM domain-containing protein 4, which gives rise to MRFRFCGDLDCPDWVLAEISTLAKISSVKMKLLCAQVLKELLGEGIDFDKVAKLTADAKFESGDIKASVAVLTFILSSAAKHDVDSESLSSELQQLGLPKEHTTGLCKSYEDKHSALQDKLRETSLRLGRLEAVSWRVDYTLSSSELREVNEPVIQLKLQAQGAESGCTDTTVVSVSADKFRVLLAELKQAQAMMNELQ
- the neil1 gene encoding endonuclease 8-like 1 yields the protein MPEGPELHLASLYVNKMCNGVVFTGAVRKSEVSKSPEVPFTCEDYRITATSRGKEVKLTLTPVKSEAPEQSAQTDQADLPMDIVFRFGMSGYFRFTTDDELPKHSHLRFYSKETPCRVLSFVDTRRFGSWQPNGTWQPDRGPCIMFEYKSFRENVVSHLSDRAFDRPICETLLNQKYFNGIGNYLRAEILFRLNIPPFVPARTVLEGLESEDSCESGDCVKKENTKKSPDGAKTQVVKEEAADLLRLCHTVPLEVVNQGGKGYDPEKADYSDFKAWLQCYYVDGMKSIRDHNGRTMWFNGDPGPMAPKDPKSPKVKRKVKKEDDHDYTQKKKVAKSRSESTPKKKVVKQETAAKTPKKEKDARPQEARIKNEKTLSVKVKRETTENARSRKSSPAGVLRRSCRSTRQNSK